A genomic segment from Pseudomonas sp. S09G 359 encodes:
- a CDS encoding general secretion pathway protein GspN, with the protein MINALRPLEWLLLGVAGLLGLLMVGILSSIGDAPEWLPAPAPDARANATAKVLAAPAATLESLAGTWQAPLFSPDRSPDRAVGQAAVSSLSSLTLTGIVLDGDLRVALLKRADGPPLKVHQDQTLPNGWRLEHLTPREARFVLDGRTQTLSLRGLRLPPPSTTAPITLPHESTP; encoded by the coding sequence ATGATCAATGCACTGCGCCCCCTGGAGTGGCTGCTGCTCGGTGTGGCCGGGCTGTTGGGCCTGTTGATGGTGGGCATCCTCAGCAGCATCGGCGATGCGCCCGAGTGGTTGCCGGCGCCCGCACCCGATGCACGCGCCAACGCCACCGCCAAGGTGCTGGCGGCCCCGGCGGCGACCCTCGAGAGCCTGGCCGGCACCTGGCAGGCGCCCTTGTTCAGCCCCGACCGCAGCCCTGACCGCGCCGTCGGCCAGGCCGCCGTCTCCAGCCTGTCGAGCCTGACGCTGACCGGCATCGTGCTGGATGGCGACCTGCGCGTCGCCCTGCTCAAGCGCGCGGATGGCCCGCCGCTGAAAGTCCACCAGGACCAGACCCTGCCCAATGGCTGGCGCCTGGAACACCTCACACCCCGCGAAGCGCGCTTTGTACTCGACGGCCGCACGCAGACCCTGAGCCTGCGCGGCCTGCGTCTGCCGCCGCCGTCCACCACAGCCCCGATTACCCTTCCTCACGAGTCCACCCCTTGA